Proteins encoded together in one Lathyrus oleraceus cultivar Zhongwan6 chromosome 5, CAAS_Psat_ZW6_1.0, whole genome shotgun sequence window:
- the LOC127082660 gene encoding uncharacterized protein LOC127082660, with protein sequence MQMPSYAKFLKEILSNKKKLEDDETVMLTAECRAIIQNNMPPKLKDHGSFSITFVIGKFVIDKTLCDLGASVSLMPLSTCEKLNLGELRPTKMSLQLASRSIKFPVCMLKNILVRI encoded by the coding sequence ATGCAAATGCCTTCATATGCTAAATTCCTTAAAGAGATTCTATCCAACAAGAAAAAGCTTGAGGATGATGAAACTGTTATGCTTACTGCAGAATGTAGAGCTATCATTCAAAACAACATGCCTCCTAAATTGAAAGACCATGGTAGCTTTTCCATAACATTTGTGATCGGAAAGTTTGTCATAGACAAAActctatgcgatttaggagccaGTGTTAGTTTAATGCCCTTATCCACATGCGAAAAACTCAATCTAGGAGAATTAAGACCAACAAAGATGTCTCTACAACTAGCTAGTCGTTCCATTAAATTTCCCGTATGTATGCTAAAGAACATTCTCGTTCGTATATGA
- the LOC127087616 gene encoding F-box/LRR-repeat protein 14, producing MDNIPEHIVWEILSRIKKTSDRNNVSLVCKRLYYLDNAQRDSLKVGCGMDPANQALTCLCTRFRNLSKVEITYSGWMSKLGKQLDDNGLFILANLCPLLRDVSLSYCTFITDVGLRYLASSSELSSLRLNFTPRITGCGVLSLVVGCKSLLRLHLIRCLNVSSVEWLEYLGKLGTLEDLSIRNCRAIGEGDLIKLGSGWGKLKRLHFEVDANYRYMKVYDRLSVDRWQKQHVACENMVELSLVNCIISPGRGLACVLGKCKNLEKVHLDMCVGVRDVDIICLSRKSSDLRSVSFRVPSDFSLPSLVNNPLRLTDESLKALAQNCSKLESVSISFSDGEFPSSSSFTLSGILCLIQKCPIRNLALDHVYSFNDVGMEALCTAENLESLELVRCQEITDEGLQLASRFPRLCSLRLCKCLGISNDGLKPLVGSLKLDILGIEDCPQVSESGIQGVAKFVSFRQDLSWMY from the coding sequence ATGGATAATATTCCAGAGCATATAGTATGGGAAATATTGAGTAGGATAAAGAAAACTAGTGACAGAAACAATGTTTCTTTAGTCTGTAAAAGGCTTTACTATTTAGATAATGCACAGAGAGATTCTCTTAAGGTTGGTTGTGGAATGGATCCTGCAAATCAAGCATTAACATGTTTGTGTACTAGGTTTCGAAATTTGTCCAAAGTAGAGATCACGTATTCTGGTTGGATGTCGAAATTAGGAAAACAGTTGGATGATAACGGTCTTTTCATTCTTGCAAATCTTTGTCCTTTACTACGTGATGTTTCGTTAAGTTATTGTACTTTTATCACTGATGTCGGTCTTCGTTACCTGGCTTCTTCTTCTGAGTTGTCGTCGTTGAGGTTGAATTTTACTCCGAGGATAACGGGTTGTGGAGTATTGTCTCTTGTTGTCGGTTGCAAGAGTCTTTTGAGGCTTCATCTTATTAGGTGTCTCAATGTGAGCAGTGTGGAGTGGCTTGAATATCTTGGCAAACTCGGAACACTTGAGGATCTGTCTATTAGGAATTGTAGAGCTATTGGTGAAGGTGATTTGATTAAGCTTGGTTCTGGTTGGGGAAAACTTAAGAGGTTGCATTTTGAAGTGGATGCGAATTATCGATATATGAAGGTTTATGATCGATTGTCGGTAGATAGGTGGCAAAAGCAGCATGTCGCTTGTGAAAATATGGTGGAACTTAGTTTGGTGAATTGCATAATAAGCCCCGGTAGAGGGCTTGCTTGCGTGTTAGGCAAGTGCAAGAACTTGGAAAAAGTTCACCTTGACATGTGTGTTGGTGTAAGGGACGTTGACATAATTTGCTTGTCTCGAAAATCGAGTGATCTTCGGTCGGTTTCATTTAGAGTTCCATCTGATTTTTCTCTTCCATCCTTGGTGAATAATCCTTTGAGATTAACAGATGAGAGTCTGAAAGCCTTGGCTCAAAACTGCTCAAAGCTTGAATCAGTGAGCATATCTTTTTCTGACGGGGAGTTTCCCTCATCCTCCTCATTCACATTGAGTGGAATACTTTGCTTGATTCAAAAGTGCCCGATTCGGAACCTTGCCCTCGATCACGTTTATTCCTTCAACGATGTTGGAATGGAAGCTCTCTGCACTGCTGAAAATCTTGAATCACTCGAACTCGTGAGGTGTCAAGAGATTACTGATGAGGGGCTACAGCTTGCGAGTCGATTTCCCCGATTGTGTAGCTTAAGGTTATGCAAGTGTTTGGGAATCTCAAATGATGGATTAAAGCCACTTGTTGGATCATTGAAGTTGGATATCTTGGGCATTGAAGATTGTCCTCAAGTTTCTGAAAGTGGTATCCAAGGAGTTGCAAAGTTTGTGTCTTTCAGGCAAGATTTATCTTGGATGTACTGA